Proteins from a single region of Corallococcus caeni:
- a CDS encoding glycosyltransferase family 9 protein — MAWHKRLETWAKLALTLLASLLFWRPGRRRAAGTPLPSPRKVLLVRPDNRVGEALLTTPLLRTLKAHVHPRPEVHVLVHAKVARVLQGHPDADAVLAFDRRMLWLGPLAPGVRALRRAGYDTVVDCANWSAPSVTSALVARMAGPKAVVIGPGIWPVSLLQSVSVPARSDTRHEAVQRTHLLTPLTQGAVAQGLSFREPVVSGAFRDYLVGFSGQGPRRAVINPGGRLGERRIPPEAFAAAARELISLGYSPVVTWGPGEEALARTVISGAPGAELAPSTSIDELAALMRSAGLTICNNTGPMHLSVAVGAPTLAFFLRIDMERWGHAVAPHRMVDLTPIVDGASRAGLEQRVAEEVRSFVSERASLTG, encoded by the coding sequence ATGGCGTGGCACAAGCGGCTTGAAACGTGGGCGAAGCTGGCACTGACGCTCCTGGCTTCCCTCCTGTTCTGGCGCCCCGGACGTCGGCGCGCTGCCGGAACGCCCCTCCCCTCCCCGCGAAAGGTCCTGCTCGTCCGGCCCGACAACCGCGTGGGCGAGGCCCTTCTCACGACGCCCCTGCTACGGACCCTCAAGGCGCATGTCCATCCGCGTCCGGAGGTGCACGTGCTGGTGCACGCCAAGGTGGCTCGCGTCCTCCAGGGCCACCCTGACGCGGATGCGGTCCTGGCGTTCGACCGGCGCATGCTGTGGCTGGGCCCCCTGGCGCCCGGCGTCCGCGCACTCCGTCGCGCGGGCTACGACACCGTGGTGGATTGCGCCAACTGGAGCGCTCCCTCCGTGACGAGCGCGCTCGTTGCCCGGATGGCGGGGCCGAAGGCGGTCGTCATTGGACCGGGCATCTGGCCGGTGTCTTTGCTGCAGTCCGTGTCCGTGCCTGCCCGTTCCGATACGCGGCACGAGGCCGTTCAGCGAACCCACCTGCTGACGCCCCTGACCCAGGGGGCTGTCGCGCAGGGGCTCTCGTTCCGGGAGCCGGTGGTGAGCGGGGCGTTCCGCGACTACCTCGTGGGGTTCTCCGGGCAGGGTCCTCGGCGGGCGGTCATCAATCCGGGAGGGCGGCTGGGCGAGCGCCGCATCCCGCCCGAGGCATTCGCGGCCGCGGCCCGGGAGCTGATTTCGCTGGGCTATTCGCCTGTCGTGACCTGGGGCCCGGGAGAAGAGGCCCTGGCTCGGACCGTGATCTCCGGCGCTCCGGGGGCGGAGCTGGCTCCCTCGACGAGCATCGATGAGCTTGCGGCCCTCATGCGGAGCGCGGGCCTCACCATCTGCAACAACACCGGACCCATGCACCTGTCGGTCGCCGTGGGCGCGCCCACGCTGGCGTTCTTCCTGCGCATCGACATGGAGCGCTGGGGCCATGCGGTGGCCCCCCACCGGATGGTGGACCTGACGCCCATCGTGGATGGGGCTTCCCGGGCGGGGCTGGAACAGCGCGTGGCCGAGGAGGTCCGGTCGTTCGTCTCGGAGCGGGCCTCGCTCACGGGGTGA
- a CDS encoding Trm112 family protein, with the protein MVLDPLLRSILGCPHCKGPLEEHEGPPPEVRCPKCLRAWPVEDGVPRMVSEQERPLTP; encoded by the coding sequence ATGGTCCTGGACCCGTTGCTGCGGTCCATCCTGGGCTGTCCCCACTGCAAGGGCCCGCTCGAGGAACACGAAGGCCCCCCGCCCGAAGTCCGGTGCCCCAAGTGCCTGCGAGCCTGGCCCGTGGAAGACGGCGTCCCGAGGATGGTGTCCGAGCAGGAGCGACCGCTCACCCCGTGA
- a CDS encoding adenylyltransferase/cytidyltransferase family protein, which yields MNTLDKLRPLAAIAEERERWREQGRTVALANGVFDLLHVGHVRYLEGAKALADVLVVAVNSDASTRAYKGPGRPHIPEAERAELVAALACTDRVVVFDEPNVRTIIRALKPDVHVKGTDYTPDSIPEGDEVRAYGGRTAVAGDPKDHSTTELARRLGREGAK from the coding sequence ATGAACACCCTGGACAAGCTTCGTCCCCTCGCCGCCATCGCGGAGGAGCGGGAACGCTGGCGCGAGCAGGGCCGCACGGTGGCCCTGGCCAACGGGGTCTTCGACCTGCTGCACGTCGGGCACGTCCGGTACCTGGAGGGCGCGAAGGCGCTGGCGGACGTGCTGGTCGTGGCAGTGAACTCGGACGCCTCCACCCGGGCCTACAAGGGGCCCGGCCGTCCGCACATTCCGGAAGCGGAGCGCGCGGAGCTGGTCGCGGCCCTGGCCTGCACGGACCGCGTCGTCGTCTTCGACGAGCCGAACGTGCGAACCATCATCCGGGCCCTGAAGCCCGACGTGCACGTGAAGGGGACGGACTACACGCCGGACTCCATCCCGGAAGGTGACGAGGTCCGGGCCTACGGAGGCAGGACCGCGGTGGCGGGAGACCCGAAGGACCACAGCACCACGGAGCTGGCGCGCCGGCTCGGGCGCGAGGGCGCGAAGTAG
- a CDS encoding bifunctional heptose 7-phosphate kinase/heptose 1-phosphate adenyltransferase, producing the protein MPAVPSSRPAASSSRLPLAFARRRVLLVGDLVADHYLYGQTDRVSREAPVLIVRYESSEVKLGGGANVAANIRALSGQVTAVGALGVDAMGSSLRKLFGAADIRLHAVSSRSIETETKTRILAGGISTTRQQMLRVDRGQRGPLPPRMRKAIARQVTAAAKDADAVVVSDYGAGVVNDEVREALRKLAADGLPVCVDSRYALAAFAGLTVCKPNEPELEALTGRPVRTKEDLLEAGREAVRKLGCQALLVTRGRHGMALFDAKGGVDLIPVHGAKSAVDVTGAGDTVIASFALALAAGASFGEAARLANVAGSLVVQKPGTATVSREELLEALRSRR; encoded by the coding sequence ATGCCCGCGGTCCCGTCTTCACGTCCGGCAGCATCGTCCTCGCGCCTGCCACTCGCCTTCGCGCGCCGTCGGGTGTTGCTGGTGGGGGACCTGGTCGCCGACCACTACCTCTACGGACAGACGGACCGGGTGAGCCGCGAGGCCCCGGTGCTCATCGTCCGGTACGAGTCGTCGGAGGTGAAGCTCGGCGGCGGAGCCAACGTGGCGGCCAACATCCGCGCGCTGTCGGGGCAGGTGACGGCCGTGGGCGCGCTGGGCGTGGACGCGATGGGCAGCTCGCTGCGCAAGCTCTTCGGCGCGGCGGACATCCGGCTGCACGCGGTCAGCAGCCGGAGCATCGAGACGGAGACGAAGACGCGCATCCTCGCGGGCGGCATCAGCACCACGAGGCAGCAGATGCTCCGCGTGGATCGCGGCCAGCGAGGCCCCCTCCCGCCCCGGATGCGCAAGGCCATCGCCAGGCAGGTGACGGCGGCAGCGAAGGACGCGGACGCGGTGGTGGTCTCGGACTACGGCGCGGGCGTCGTCAACGACGAGGTCCGGGAGGCCCTGAGAAAGCTCGCCGCGGACGGCCTCCCGGTCTGCGTGGACAGCCGCTACGCGCTCGCGGCCTTCGCGGGCCTCACGGTGTGCAAGCCCAACGAGCCGGAGCTGGAAGCGCTCACGGGTCGGCCGGTGCGCACGAAGGAAGACCTGCTGGAGGCCGGTCGCGAAGCGGTCCGCAAGCTGGGCTGCCAGGCGTTGTTGGTGACCCGAGGCCGGCACGGCATGGCCCTCTTCGACGCGAAGGGCGGCGTCGACCTGATCCCCGTGCACGGCGCGAAGTCGGCGGTGGACGTGACGGGAGCCGGCGACACGGTCATCGCGAGCTTCGCGCTGGCACTCGCGGCCGGAGCGTCCTTCGGTGAAGCCGCGAGGCTGGCGAACGTGGCGGGCTCCCTGGTGGTGCAGAAGCCGGGCACGGCGACGGTCTCCCGCGAAGAACTCCTCGAAGCGCTGCGGAGCCGACGATGA
- the lpxK gene encoding tetraacyldisaccharide 4'-kinase has translation MTGSPTALERIFYPPAPEPWTRRALLSPLALLSWTYSGAVRLRGALYDSGLLRAEHVEGLRVLSIGNLNVGGTGKTPAVLHLAELLIREGRKVGILTRGYGRESQEPLTFAGKEPLPAVTEAGDEPLLLARRCPGARLFVGADRVAAALRARDDFGLDTVLLDDGFQHRRLHRDEDLVVVDEAVGLGNGQLLPRGPLREPPSALRRATLLWLRAAPGDAAPNPWLDAVTAPRVRTRYGPTGWWDPSGAEHATNALEGKPVLALAGLARPGGFLKTVTTLGAEVRDAALFPDHHRFSADELRQVEARARQQGARIVTTEKDAVRLPAGFEAWVVRLGVEVLEGEAHLRRALGLPGETRDL, from the coding sequence ATGACCGGCTCGCCCACGGCCCTGGAGCGGATCTTCTATCCGCCGGCACCGGAGCCCTGGACCCGTCGCGCCCTCCTGTCGCCGCTCGCGCTGTTGTCCTGGACCTACAGCGGAGCGGTCCGCCTCCGGGGCGCCCTCTACGACTCGGGCCTGCTGCGAGCCGAGCACGTCGAAGGACTGCGGGTCCTCTCCATCGGAAACCTCAACGTCGGAGGCACGGGCAAGACGCCAGCGGTCCTCCATCTCGCGGAGCTGCTGATCCGCGAAGGGCGCAAGGTCGGCATCCTCACGAGAGGCTACGGGCGCGAATCCCAGGAGCCGCTGACCTTCGCGGGCAAGGAGCCGCTGCCCGCCGTGACGGAAGCCGGAGACGAACCCCTCCTGCTCGCCCGCAGGTGTCCGGGAGCCAGGCTCTTCGTGGGAGCGGATCGGGTCGCGGCGGCACTCCGGGCCCGGGACGACTTCGGCCTGGACACGGTCCTGCTGGACGACGGCTTCCAGCACCGCCGCCTGCACCGCGACGAAGACCTGGTGGTGGTGGACGAAGCCGTGGGCCTGGGCAACGGCCAGCTGCTCCCAAGAGGCCCATTGAGAGAGCCCCCATCGGCCCTGCGCCGCGCCACGCTCCTCTGGCTGAGAGCCGCCCCGGGGGACGCCGCCCCCAATCCCTGGCTCGATGCCGTGACCGCGCCCAGGGTCCGGACGCGCTACGGGCCCACCGGCTGGTGGGATCCCTCGGGCGCCGAGCACGCGACGAACGCGCTCGAAGGAAAGCCGGTCCTGGCCCTGGCGGGGCTGGCCCGGCCCGGAGGCTTCCTGAAGACCGTCACCACGCTCGGGGCAGAGGTCCGGGACGCGGCCCTCTTCCCGGATCACCATCGCTTCTCCGCGGACGAGCTGCGCCAGGTCGAAGCCCGGGCCCGCCAGCAGGGCGCGCGCATCGTGACGACGGAGAAGGACGCGGTGCGGCTGCCGGCCGGCTTCGAGGCCTGGGTGGTGCGCCTGGGAGTGGAGGTCCTGGAGGGCGAAGCGCATCTGAGGCGGGCGCTCGGGCTTCCGGGGGAGACGCGCGACTTGTGA
- a CDS encoding glycosyltransferase, with the protein MRILHLLASPFWSGPAENVALLAQAQRALGHEVTVAVDRKRRDIAAEEPAVPRFQQLGLLDEGGLTLSVKSPPWELWSDLRALRRRTVDVVHAHFTHDHLVARWGTPKGSVRIRSIHAPRSLRASLPEAAAYTVPAGHLVSKLEGRHRPVQVLPALVDPMFKPPEDRKALRRTLGLDDTHLVGMISTFQQSRRHALGVEAFAAFHQQRPEARLVLVGDGALLEATRTQVKERGLTEQVKFAGYQQGEDFAKWLQALDEVWILGLGNDWSARAAAQARACGVRVVAVNEGALPELADARVEAPTVEAVNAAALSGSTAGTRHPTNEHIARDILALYQQATEPRR; encoded by the coding sequence ATGCGCATCCTGCACCTGCTCGCGAGCCCCTTCTGGAGCGGCCCGGCAGAGAACGTCGCGCTGCTGGCCCAGGCACAGCGCGCCCTGGGCCACGAGGTCACGGTGGCCGTGGACCGCAAGCGCCGGGACATCGCCGCCGAGGAACCCGCCGTCCCCCGCTTCCAGCAACTGGGCCTCCTGGACGAAGGGGGCCTGACGTTGTCCGTGAAGTCCCCGCCGTGGGAGCTCTGGAGCGACCTGCGAGCCCTCCGCCGCAGGACGGTGGACGTCGTCCACGCGCACTTCACCCATGATCATCTCGTGGCCCGCTGGGGAACGCCGAAGGGATCGGTGCGGATCCGCTCCATCCACGCGCCACGCTCGCTGCGCGCCTCCCTGCCCGAGGCCGCCGCCTACACGGTGCCCGCGGGCCACCTGGTGTCGAAGCTCGAAGGCAGGCATCGCCCCGTCCAGGTCCTGCCCGCGCTGGTGGACCCGATGTTCAAGCCTCCAGAAGACCGCAAGGCCCTGCGCCGGACCCTGGGCCTCGACGACACGCACCTCGTGGGGATGATCTCCACGTTCCAGCAGAGCCGCCGTCACGCGCTCGGCGTCGAGGCCTTCGCCGCGTTCCACCAGCAACGCCCCGAAGCCCGTCTCGTGCTGGTAGGGGATGGGGCCCTGCTCGAAGCGACCCGGACGCAGGTGAAGGAGCGGGGCCTCACGGAGCAGGTGAAGTTCGCGGGCTACCAGCAGGGCGAGGACTTCGCGAAGTGGCTGCAGGCCCTGGACGAGGTCTGGATCCTCGGCCTGGGAAACGACTGGAGCGCGAGGGCCGCGGCCCAGGCCAGGGCCTGTGGCGTCCGGGTGGTCGCGGTGAACGAAGGCGCGCTCCCGGAGCTGGCGGACGCGCGGGTGGAAGCGCCCACGGTGGAGGCCGTCAACGCCGCCGCCCTGTCCGGATCCACGGCCGGGACCCGGCACCCGACGAACGAGCACATCGCCAGGGACATCCTGGCCCTCTACCAGCAGGCCACGGAGCCCCGGCGATGA
- a CDS encoding glycosyltransferase family 4 protein has translation MTLIVHPHFHKRYTGVTRHVESVVPALARGDETRVIGSGLTEALPRITWGELIRRSHREPIVWHAHRNNELLAGMLLKALGGRVQLVFTRHTSVAPTRFTRWLARGADALVSLTQQISDVIALPSTVISHGIDLTRFRPPEDRDAAWARLKQGGRYGIGVIGRIRKEKGQGDFIEALRPLLPQRPDWQAVLVGLAKGPDLAWVNGLREGLEDRVLLAGEQSAIEPWYQGLSILVHPSYAEGYSLVHVEAMASGCCVVASKLPYLDTLIEHGRTGFFFEPGDVKGLRDLLDELTREPERARQVGRNAEEEARRRCGVEHEARALGDLYHSLVKR, from the coding sequence ATGACGCTCATCGTCCATCCGCACTTCCACAAGCGCTACACGGGAGTGACGAGGCACGTGGAGTCCGTGGTGCCCGCGCTGGCCCGGGGAGACGAGACGCGGGTCATCGGCTCCGGCCTGACGGAAGCCCTGCCGCGCATCACCTGGGGAGAGCTGATCCGCCGCTCCCACCGAGAGCCCATCGTCTGGCACGCGCACCGGAACAACGAGCTGCTTGCGGGGATGCTCCTGAAGGCCCTGGGAGGAAGGGTCCAGCTCGTCTTCACGAGGCACACGTCGGTGGCCCCCACGCGCTTCACCCGCTGGCTCGCCAGGGGCGCGGACGCGCTGGTGTCGCTCACGCAGCAGATCTCGGACGTCATCGCGCTCCCGTCCACGGTGATCTCGCACGGCATCGACCTCACGCGCTTCCGTCCACCGGAGGACCGCGACGCGGCCTGGGCGCGGTTGAAGCAGGGCGGCCGTTACGGCATCGGCGTCATCGGGCGCATCCGCAAGGAGAAGGGGCAGGGCGACTTCATCGAAGCGCTGAGGCCCCTGTTGCCACAAAGGCCGGACTGGCAGGCGGTGCTGGTGGGGCTCGCGAAGGGGCCGGACCTGGCGTGGGTGAACGGGCTGCGTGAGGGCCTCGAGGACCGGGTGCTGCTCGCGGGAGAGCAGTCCGCCATCGAGCCCTGGTACCAGGGCCTGAGCATCCTGGTGCATCCCTCCTACGCGGAGGGCTACTCGCTGGTGCACGTGGAGGCCATGGCATCCGGCTGCTGCGTGGTGGCCTCGAAGCTGCCGTACCTGGACACCCTCATCGAGCACGGCCGCACGGGCTTCTTCTTCGAGCCCGGCGACGTGAAGGGCCTGCGCGACCTGCTGGACGAACTGACCCGTGAACCGGAACGGGCCCGGCAGGTCGGCCGCAACGCCGAGGAAGAAGCGCGTCGCCGCTGCGGCGTCGAGCACGAAGCCCGGGCGCTCGGTGACCTCTACCATTCGCTGGTGAAGCGCTGA
- a CDS encoding 3-deoxy-D-manno-octulosonic acid transferase, translating into MRLLYVVATYVLFALLFPVLCVHRKTRHGLKQRLGFYGPGDLPKGEGPLLWLHGASAGDLLALAPMFGPLRQRFPGCRIVLSTMTDSGHAMARDRLAKQIDGVVYAPYDLWGATRRAVRALQPDLLVLEYTEVWPNLIRAAKQSGASVVMTNGRFSPANVGKYRTLFGLIENPLKDMDLLLMRQDEESERARALGAPTERVLTTGNTKFDALAAGPAPEDEALRTALGLSPTDPVWLAGSTHEGEEEILLQVYQRLRERWPRLSLVIAPRYLNRAERILTLAKERNLTVGLRSQGNPERAPVVVMDSMGELSRAYRLATVVFVGGSFTKRGGQNILEPAGQGRPVLFGPHMDNFRDSVAVLQGNGGIQVADGEALYAALEDLLANPEHRQHLGAQAQATVRRISGASERNAEAMSGLRRAPR; encoded by the coding sequence ATGCGCCTGCTCTACGTCGTCGCCACCTACGTCCTCTTCGCGCTCCTGTTCCCGGTGCTCTGCGTGCACAGGAAGACGCGCCACGGGCTGAAGCAGCGGCTGGGCTTCTACGGACCGGGAGACCTCCCGAAGGGAGAAGGCCCGCTGCTGTGGTTGCACGGAGCCAGCGCGGGAGACCTGCTGGCCCTCGCGCCGATGTTCGGCCCCCTGCGCCAGCGATTCCCAGGCTGCCGCATCGTGCTCTCGACGATGACGGACAGCGGCCACGCGATGGCAAGGGACCGTCTGGCGAAGCAGATCGACGGAGTCGTCTACGCGCCCTACGACCTCTGGGGCGCGACGCGACGGGCGGTGCGGGCCCTCCAGCCGGACCTCCTGGTCCTCGAGTACACGGAGGTCTGGCCCAACCTCATCCGCGCCGCGAAGCAGTCCGGAGCGAGCGTGGTGATGACCAACGGGCGCTTCTCCCCGGCGAACGTAGGGAAGTACCGGACGCTCTTCGGCCTCATCGAAAACCCGCTCAAGGACATGGACCTGCTGCTGATGCGGCAGGACGAGGAATCCGAAAGGGCGCGAGCCCTCGGAGCTCCCACCGAGCGCGTCCTCACCACCGGAAACACCAAGTTCGACGCCCTGGCGGCAGGGCCCGCCCCCGAGGACGAAGCCCTGCGAACCGCGCTCGGCCTGTCCCCAACGGATCCGGTCTGGCTCGCGGGAAGCACGCACGAGGGCGAGGAAGAAATCCTGTTGCAGGTGTATCAGCGTCTACGGGAGCGCTGGCCCAGGCTGAGCCTCGTTATCGCGCCGCGCTACCTGAACCGGGCTGAACGGATCCTGACCCTGGCGAAGGAGCGGAACCTGACCGTGGGCCTGCGCTCGCAGGGCAATCCCGAGCGCGCGCCGGTGGTGGTGATGGACTCGATGGGCGAGCTGTCGCGAGCCTACCGTCTGGCGACGGTGGTGTTCGTGGGAGGCTCGTTCACGAAGCGGGGCGGTCAGAACATCCTGGAGCCTGCGGGGCAGGGCAGGCCGGTGTTGTTCGGGCCGCACATGGACAACTTCCGCGACAGCGTCGCGGTGCTGCAAGGCAACGGAGGCATCCAGGTGGCGGACGGAGAGGCCCTGTACGCCGCGCTGGAGGACCTCCTCGCGAACCCCGAGCACCGGCAGCACCTGGGAGCCCAGGCGCAAGCCACGGTGCGCCGCATCTCCGGAGCCAGCGAGCGCAACGCGGAGGCCATGTCCGGCCTAAGGAGGGCCCCTCGATGA
- a CDS encoding PHP domain-containing protein, translated as MSKAGTARKPLSLAIRAVFGVLFLLMGVAGFFAFAAGFADYPVIAPAPNAKPWIRGAYHVHTTRSDGKGTPAEVAQAAKAAGLDFVVLTDHNDFKPPAATWVDGVLLIPGVEISTSAGHLAAFGMQRPIEGVKPWGPPEQAVAAVEAAGGTAVLAHPVQTKNPWKDDATAHQVQGFELYSADTFFRQSLRSPVSRLLPAVGASLVNPVHGVMLLAVPEPRPTERFLELARERKRIALCGNDAHGLPAYEDIFNALGMELPPDVLPAPLSQDAREAEAQVTRALSSGQALCVFPALGAPEGFALEGFDANTREAPVGTVLTVRLPEHTPGTVEVRVWGDGRLQPDGQHVELTGPGVVQVEVWAHAPGRFFGHEWRPWLVPSPVRVVPRPPGI; from the coding sequence GTGAGCAAGGCCGGCACGGCCAGGAAGCCGCTCTCCCTGGCGATCCGCGCCGTGTTCGGTGTGCTGTTCCTTCTCATGGGTGTCGCGGGCTTCTTCGCCTTCGCGGCCGGCTTCGCGGACTACCCCGTAATCGCGCCCGCGCCGAACGCGAAGCCGTGGATCCGCGGCGCGTACCACGTACACACCACGCGCTCGGACGGGAAGGGGACGCCCGCGGAGGTCGCCCAGGCGGCGAAGGCAGCCGGCCTGGACTTCGTGGTGCTCACGGACCACAACGACTTCAAGCCGCCCGCCGCGACCTGGGTGGACGGCGTGTTGCTCATCCCCGGAGTGGAGATCTCCACCAGCGCGGGTCATCTGGCCGCGTTCGGGATGCAGCGCCCCATCGAAGGCGTGAAGCCCTGGGGGCCACCGGAGCAGGCAGTGGCCGCGGTCGAAGCCGCTGGGGGCACGGCGGTCCTCGCGCATCCGGTCCAGACGAAGAACCCCTGGAAGGACGATGCGACCGCGCACCAGGTCCAGGGCTTCGAGCTGTACTCAGCGGACACCTTCTTCAGGCAGTCGCTGCGAAGCCCGGTGAGCCGGCTCCTGCCCGCGGTGGGGGCCTCCCTGGTGAACCCGGTCCACGGCGTGATGCTGCTAGCGGTCCCCGAGCCGCGCCCCACGGAGCGCTTCCTGGAGCTGGCGCGCGAGCGAAAGCGGATCGCTCTGTGTGGCAACGACGCGCACGGCCTGCCCGCGTACGAGGACATCTTCAACGCGCTCGGCATGGAACTCCCGCCGGACGTGTTGCCAGCCCCCCTGTCCCAGGATGCACGCGAAGCCGAGGCCCAGGTCACGCGGGCCCTGTCGAGCGGCCAGGCCCTCTGCGTCTTCCCAGCGCTCGGAGCTCCTGAAGGCTTCGCCCTGGAAGGCTTCGACGCGAACACGCGGGAAGCCCCCGTGGGCACGGTGCTGACGGTCCGCCTCCCGGAACACACCCCGGGGACCGTCGAGGTCCGGGTGTGGGGCGACGGCCGCCTGCAACCCGACGGACAGCACGTTGAGCTGACAGGGCCCGGAGTCGTCCAGGTGGAGGTCTGGGCCCACGCGCCCGGACGTTTCTTCGGCCACGAGTGGCGGCCCTGGCTGGTCCCCAGCCCGGTGCGAGTGGTGCCGAGACCGCCGGGCATCTGA
- a CDS encoding ABC transporter ATP-binding protein yields the protein MHHALWRLLRYAKPHAGILVLAFACMAVLGLATGAYAYLLGPALRFLLSGGEEGFASAHRVPWLADLPREAALWGFPVLVLGVGAVKGVGYLGQFYFMGLFAQRVVKDLRRDLFLRLTALSPSQLSKERTGDLLSRFSSDVMAVEMAAMYTVGSYLRDTLQVLVLAGVALAMSPMLGGLMLAVIPLAALPASKLTRKVLKGTREGQAHLGQLAGQLHEGLGGLRTIQAFNGQQAELARFESYAKAHEEAVVGAAWARGGVPGLMEVLAAAALAGALGYAAATRAMEPEALLSLLTAVILVYQPVKDLGRVTQFAVQAGAAGERLFALLDLKHPVEDAPNAVPAPALRGSLRMEDVRFFYGERRALDGLTLDLKVGQVAALVGGSGGGKSTVTSLLLRFERPQQGRILLDGVDADTYTAASVRSQFALVTQEPLLFHGTVLENLRHARPEATREEVEAAAKVANADAFIQGLPQGYDTRIGERGVILSGGQRQRLCIARAVLSKAPVLVLDEATSSLDPENEREVQAALAKVLPGRTALVIAHRLSTVTSADVIHVVEAGRIVESGSHAELLLKEGRYAAMWRLQTSGPIERGAA from the coding sequence ATGCATCACGCGCTCTGGCGGCTCTTGCGCTACGCGAAGCCGCACGCGGGAATCCTCGTCCTGGCCTTCGCGTGCATGGCGGTGTTGGGGCTCGCCACGGGTGCGTACGCGTACCTGCTGGGCCCGGCGCTGCGCTTCCTGTTGTCGGGAGGCGAGGAGGGCTTCGCGAGCGCGCACCGGGTGCCGTGGCTCGCGGACCTGCCGCGAGAGGCGGCGCTCTGGGGCTTCCCGGTGCTGGTGCTGGGCGTGGGCGCGGTGAAGGGCGTGGGGTACCTGGGCCAGTTCTACTTCATGGGCCTGTTCGCGCAGCGCGTGGTGAAGGACCTGCGGCGCGACCTGTTCCTGCGGCTCACGGCGCTGTCGCCGTCGCAGCTGTCGAAGGAGCGCACGGGAGACCTGCTCAGCCGCTTCTCCTCGGACGTGATGGCCGTGGAGATGGCCGCCATGTACACGGTGGGCTCGTACCTGCGAGACACCCTCCAGGTGCTGGTCCTCGCGGGCGTCGCGCTGGCGATGAGTCCGATGCTGGGCGGCTTGATGCTGGCGGTGATCCCGCTGGCGGCGCTGCCGGCGTCGAAGCTCACGCGCAAGGTGCTGAAGGGAACGCGGGAAGGGCAGGCCCACCTGGGGCAGCTCGCGGGCCAGCTGCACGAAGGGTTGGGAGGTCTGCGCACCATCCAGGCCTTCAACGGGCAGCAGGCGGAGCTGGCGCGCTTCGAGTCCTACGCGAAGGCGCACGAGGAGGCGGTGGTGGGCGCGGCCTGGGCGCGCGGAGGCGTGCCAGGGCTGATGGAGGTGCTCGCGGCGGCGGCGCTCGCGGGGGCGCTGGGGTACGCGGCGGCGACGCGGGCGATGGAGCCGGAGGCGCTCCTGTCGCTGCTCACGGCGGTCATTCTCGTGTACCAGCCGGTGAAGGACCTGGGCCGGGTGACGCAGTTCGCGGTGCAGGCGGGAGCGGCGGGGGAGCGCCTCTTCGCGCTGCTCGACCTGAAGCACCCGGTGGAGGACGCACCCAATGCGGTGCCCGCCCCCGCGCTGCGCGGGTCGCTGCGCATGGAGGACGTGCGCTTCTTCTACGGCGAGCGCCGCGCACTGGACGGGCTGACCCTGGACCTGAAGGTGGGGCAGGTGGCGGCGCTGGTGGGAGGCAGTGGAGGCGGCAAGAGCACGGTGACGTCGCTGCTGCTGCGCTTCGAGCGTCCGCAGCAGGGGCGCATCCTCCTGGATGGCGTGGACGCGGACACGTACACGGCGGCGAGCGTCCGCAGTCAGTTCGCGCTGGTGACGCAGGAGCCGCTGCTCTTCCACGGCACCGTGCTGGAGAACTTGAGGCACGCCAGGCCGGAAGCGACGCGCGAGGAAGTGGAAGCCGCGGCGAAGGTGGCGAACGCGGACGCCTTCATCCAGGGCCTGCCGCAGGGCTACGACACGCGAATCGGCGAGCGGGGCGTCATCCTGAGCGGAGGCCAGCGTCAGCGCCTGTGCATCGCGAGGGCCGTGTTGTCGAAGGCCCCCGTGCTGGTGCTGGACGAAGCGACGAGCAGCCTGGATCCGGAGAACGAGCGCGAAGTGCAGGCCGCGCTGGCGAAGGTGCTCCCCGGCCGGACGGCGCTGGTCATCGCCCACCGGCTGTCGACGGTGACGAGCGCGGACGTCATCCACGTGGTGGAGGCAGGCCGCATCGTGGAGAGCGGAAGCCACGCGGAGCTGCTCCTGAAGGAAGGCCGCTACGCCGCCATGTGGCGCCTGCAGACGTCAGGCCCCATCGAGCGGGGAGCGGCGTGA